The Hippoglossus stenolepis isolate QCI-W04-F060 chromosome 11, HSTE1.2, whole genome shotgun sequence genome includes a window with the following:
- the sntg1 gene encoding gamma-1-syntrophin isoform X1 yields the protein MDFKTSNEETKTGIYLMQEGNEEPFNIRLHLAKDILTIQEQDVICVSGEPFYSSERTVTIRRQTIGGFGLSIKGGAEHKIPVVISKISKEQKAELSGLLFIGDGILQINGINVRSYRHEEVVQVLRNAGEEVTLTVSFLKKTPAFLKLPLCEDCTCENPPHAHALKSIPSDQSSGTSSPLCDSGLHLNYHPNNTDTLSCSSWPTSSGLRWEKRWVDLRLIPLLHSRLSQYMPGSDVCRKNAFQVIAVDGVCSGVVQFPAAEDCVDWLQAIVGNISGLTKHNVKKINRNFPVNQQIIYMGWVEDKEQDSVQDRMYSPKFLALRGSSLFKFSAPPVTTWDWTRAEKSFTVYEIMSKILKDNDLLDKRRHVFSVQTESGEDMFFSVELECELLIWEKAFQMATFLEVERIQSKTYACIMESHLMGLTIDFSMGFVCFDAASKAVLWRYKFSQLKGSSDDGKSKIKFLFQNPDSKSIEAKELEFSNLFAVLHCIHAFFAAKVACLDPMFVESQGTATTPGIPPLSGISCNSQTPKLKYAT from the exons ACAAAGACTGGGATTTATTTGATGCAAGAAGGTAATGAGGAGCCGTTTAATATTCGACTACACTTGGCCAAAGATATTCTGACCATTCAAGAACAAGATGTCATCTGTGTGTCAGGGGAGCCTTTTTATTCAAGC GAGCGGACTGTAACGATCAGGCGGCAGACGATTGGAGGGTTCGGTCTGAGCATCAAG GGTGGAGCAGAGCATAAAATCCCTGTTGTCATATCGAAAATatcaaaagaacaaaaag CTGAACTCTCTGGGCTGCTCTTTATTGGCGACGGCATCCTTCAG ATAAATGGAATAAACGTGAGGAGCTATCGCCACGAGGAAGTG GTGCAAGTTTTGAGAAACGCTGGTGAAGAAGTGACGCTCACCGTCTCGTTCCTGAAGAAGACGCCGGCCTTTTTGAAACTGCCCCTGTGCGAGGACTGCACATGTGAGAACCCTCCACATGCACACGCTCTGAAAA GCATTCCGAGCGACCAGAGTAGCGGGacgtcctctcctctgtgtgacaGCGGCCTGCACTTGAACTACCATCCCAACAACACg GACACGCTGTCCTGTTCGTCCTGGCCCACGTCCTCGGGGCTTCGCTGGGAGAAGAGATGGGTGGACCTGCGCCTTATTCCACTGCTGCACTCACGCCTGTCACAGTACATGCCGGGCTCTGATGTCTGCAG gaAAAATGCTTTCCAGGTTATCGCCGTGGACGGAGTTTGCAGCGGAGTCGTACAGTTTCCTGCAGCGGAGGACTGCGTGGACTGGCTTCAGGCAATAGTGGGCAACATCTCCGGTCTCACCAAGCACAAT GTGAAGAAGATTAACAGGAATTTTCCAGTTAACCAGCAG ATTATCTACATGGGCTGGGTCGAAGACAAGGAGCAGGACTCCGTTCAAGACCGAATGTATTCACCAAAGTTCCTCGCGTTGAGGGGTTCCTCACTCTTCAAGTTTTCAGCCCCTCCC GTGACGACATGGGACTGGACCAGAGCGGAGAAAAGCTTTACTGTGTACGAGATAATGAGCAAGATTCTAAAG GATAACGACCTTCTGGACAAGAGGAGGCACGTCTTCAGCGTCCAGACGGAGAGCGGGGAGGACATGTTCTTCAGCGTGGAGCTGGAGTGCGAGCTGCTGATCTGGGAAAAGGCTTTTCAGATGGCCACCTTCCTGGAGGTGGAGAGGATACAG AGTAAAACATACGCCTGTATCATGGAGAGCCACCTCATGGGTCTTACTATTGACTTCAGCATGGGCTTTGTGTGCTTTGATGCAGCTTCAAAG GCCGTGCTGTGGAGATATAAATTCTCCCAACTGAAAGGATCATCTGATGACGGAAAAAGCAAGATCAAGTTTTTATTCCAAAATCCAGACTCCAAATCCATTGAGGCAAAG gaGCTGGAGTTCTCGAACCTCTTCGCCGTGCTCCATTGTATTCACGCTTTTTTCGCTGCCAAGGTCGCTTGCCTGGACCCGATGTTCGTGGAGAGCCAAGGCACCGCGACCACCCCCGGAATTCCTCCTCTCTCCGGTATCTCTTGTAATTCACAGACACCCAAACTCAAATATGCCACTTGA
- the sntg1 gene encoding gamma-1-syntrophin isoform X2 — translation MDFKTSNEETKTGIYLMQEGNEEPFNIRLHLAKDILTIQEQDVICVSGEPFYSSERTVTIRRQTIGGFGLSIKGGAEHKIPVVISKISKEQKAELSGLLFIGDGILQINGINVRSYRHEEVVQVLRNAGEEVTLTVSFLKKTPAFLKLPLCEDCTCIPSDQSSGTSSPLCDSGLHLNYHPNNTDTLSCSSWPTSSGLRWEKRWVDLRLIPLLHSRLSQYMPGSDVCRKNAFQVIAVDGVCSGVVQFPAAEDCVDWLQAIVGNISGLTKHNVKKINRNFPVNQQIIYMGWVEDKEQDSVQDRMYSPKFLALRGSSLFKFSAPPVTTWDWTRAEKSFTVYEIMSKILKDNDLLDKRRHVFSVQTESGEDMFFSVELECELLIWEKAFQMATFLEVERIQSKTYACIMESHLMGLTIDFSMGFVCFDAASKAVLWRYKFSQLKGSSDDGKSKIKFLFQNPDSKSIEAKELEFSNLFAVLHCIHAFFAAKVACLDPMFVESQGTATTPGIPPLSGISCNSQTPKLKYAT, via the exons ACAAAGACTGGGATTTATTTGATGCAAGAAGGTAATGAGGAGCCGTTTAATATTCGACTACACTTGGCCAAAGATATTCTGACCATTCAAGAACAAGATGTCATCTGTGTGTCAGGGGAGCCTTTTTATTCAAGC GAGCGGACTGTAACGATCAGGCGGCAGACGATTGGAGGGTTCGGTCTGAGCATCAAG GGTGGAGCAGAGCATAAAATCCCTGTTGTCATATCGAAAATatcaaaagaacaaaaag CTGAACTCTCTGGGCTGCTCTTTATTGGCGACGGCATCCTTCAG ATAAATGGAATAAACGTGAGGAGCTATCGCCACGAGGAAGTG GTGCAAGTTTTGAGAAACGCTGGTGAAGAAGTGACGCTCACCGTCTCGTTCCTGAAGAAGACGCCGGCCTTTTTGAAACTGCCCCTGTGCGAGGACTGCACAT GCATTCCGAGCGACCAGAGTAGCGGGacgtcctctcctctgtgtgacaGCGGCCTGCACTTGAACTACCATCCCAACAACACg GACACGCTGTCCTGTTCGTCCTGGCCCACGTCCTCGGGGCTTCGCTGGGAGAAGAGATGGGTGGACCTGCGCCTTATTCCACTGCTGCACTCACGCCTGTCACAGTACATGCCGGGCTCTGATGTCTGCAG gaAAAATGCTTTCCAGGTTATCGCCGTGGACGGAGTTTGCAGCGGAGTCGTACAGTTTCCTGCAGCGGAGGACTGCGTGGACTGGCTTCAGGCAATAGTGGGCAACATCTCCGGTCTCACCAAGCACAAT GTGAAGAAGATTAACAGGAATTTTCCAGTTAACCAGCAG ATTATCTACATGGGCTGGGTCGAAGACAAGGAGCAGGACTCCGTTCAAGACCGAATGTATTCACCAAAGTTCCTCGCGTTGAGGGGTTCCTCACTCTTCAAGTTTTCAGCCCCTCCC GTGACGACATGGGACTGGACCAGAGCGGAGAAAAGCTTTACTGTGTACGAGATAATGAGCAAGATTCTAAAG GATAACGACCTTCTGGACAAGAGGAGGCACGTCTTCAGCGTCCAGACGGAGAGCGGGGAGGACATGTTCTTCAGCGTGGAGCTGGAGTGCGAGCTGCTGATCTGGGAAAAGGCTTTTCAGATGGCCACCTTCCTGGAGGTGGAGAGGATACAG AGTAAAACATACGCCTGTATCATGGAGAGCCACCTCATGGGTCTTACTATTGACTTCAGCATGGGCTTTGTGTGCTTTGATGCAGCTTCAAAG GCCGTGCTGTGGAGATATAAATTCTCCCAACTGAAAGGATCATCTGATGACGGAAAAAGCAAGATCAAGTTTTTATTCCAAAATCCAGACTCCAAATCCATTGAGGCAAAG gaGCTGGAGTTCTCGAACCTCTTCGCCGTGCTCCATTGTATTCACGCTTTTTTCGCTGCCAAGGTCGCTTGCCTGGACCCGATGTTCGTGGAGAGCCAAGGCACCGCGACCACCCCCGGAATTCCTCCTCTCTCCGGTATCTCTTGTAATTCACAGACACCCAAACTCAAATATGCCACTTGA
- the pcmtd1 gene encoding protein-L-isoaspartate O-methyltransferase domain-containing protein 1, with the protein MGGAVSAGEDNDDLIDNLKEAQYIRTEKVEQAFRAIDRGDYYLDGYRDSAYKDLAWKHGNIHLSAPCIYSEVMEALKLQPGLSFLNLGSGTGYLSTMVGLIIGPFGVNHGVELHKDVVEYAREKLEDFIKNSDSFDKFEFCEPVFVVGNCLEISTDSHQYDRIYCGAGVQKDHENYMKVLLKIGGILVMPIEDQLTQITRTGQCTWESKNILAVSFAPLAQQSRADGEKPDAVQLPPVTVRSLQDLSRIYIRRTLRNLANEDSQEKGLVQRIPQKRKRRRCRRRRINTYVFVGNQLIPQMVESEDEEHAVDEHKEVEEEEERDIGEIEILKQVNMLRDQIMALPLPESLKAYLLYYREK; encoded by the exons ATGGGGGGAGCCGTGAGTGCCGGCGAGGACAATGACGACCTCATTGACAATCTGAAGGAAGCTCAGTATATTCGCACAGAAAAAGTCGAGCAGGCATTTCGTGCCATAGACCGCGGTGACTACTATCTGGACGGCTACCGGGACAGTGCCTACAAAGACTTAGCGTGGAAACATGGCAACATACACCTGTCTGCTCCGTGTATATACTCTGAGGTGATGGAGGCCCTCAAACTGCAGCCAGGACTTTCTTTCCTTAATCTGGGCAGCGGAACCGGCTACTTAAGCACAATGGTTGGTCTTATCATAG GGCCATTTGGTGTGAACCATGGAGTTGAGCTCCACAAGGACGTGGTTGAATACGCCAGAGAGAAACTTGAGGATTTCATAAAGAATAGCGACAGCTTTGATAA GTTTGAGTTCTGCGAACCCGTCTTTGTGGTGGGGAATTGCCTCGAAATCTCCACAGACAGTCATCAATACGACCGGATTTACTGTGGTGCCGGGGTTCAGAAGGACCATGAAAATTACATGAAAGTGCTGCTCAAAATTGGAGGAATTCTGGTGATGCCTATAGAGGATCAG CTGACCCAGATAACCAGGACTGGTCAGTGCACATGGGAGAGCAAAAACATCTTGGCAGTGTCCTTTGCCCCCTTGGCCCAGCAGAGTAGAGCTGACGGGGAGAAGCCTGACGCTGTTCAGCTGC CCCCGGTGACCGTCCGCAGCCTCCAGGATCTCTCTCGGATCTACATCCGCCGCACCCTCCGAAACCTGGCCAACGAGGACAGTCAGGAGAAGGGCCTGGTGCAGAGAATCCCCCAGAAGCGCAAAAGGAGGCGCTGCCGGCGGCGACGCATCAACACTTATGTCTTTGTGGGCAACCAGCTGATCCCCCAAATGGTGGAGAGCGAGGATGAGGAGCACGCCGTAGACGAACacaaggaggtggaggaggaggaggagagagacattgGCGAAATTGAAATCCTCAAGCAAGTGAACATGTTGAGAGACCAAATAATGGCGTTGCCGCTGCCTGAGTCACTGAAGGCATACTTGCTGTATTACAGAGAGAAATGA